In Hippoglossus hippoglossus isolate fHipHip1 chromosome 24, fHipHip1.pri, whole genome shotgun sequence, a single genomic region encodes these proteins:
- the tab2 gene encoding TGF-beta-activated kinase 1 and MAP3K7-binding protein 2 isoform X2 — MAQGSHQIDIQVLHDLRQKFPEVPEGVVSQCVLQNNNNLDACCEYLSQVSPGYLYSEEGNLSFSDDPSFTRLRNHMTQLNLGLQSQNVHVAPVRDGLRMNGSRTLAHSPSDGPLQTGQAPNSDFFQQESQSASVQVPSSLNVFGGMEPTRKPQPPQHLGLYPLGVKGTTMGAQQTPRYNPFTVTLAPNIQTGRNTPTSLHIHGGPQSGLSSPQGNSIYIRPYVSQTGTTRQNQQLGSRAQYSPTSQPQQQIYQISHPSSLSGSWSGPQLASSSHTSQHQTQGHQTSHVYMPISSPTNPQAPSILPTGSQASSSGVSSCSSSSSSVMPTSSTISQYNIQNISTGPRKNQIEIKLESPQRSNSTTTTAVLRTSSGPRSSSTSSSCPASSSSSTGVATVPTTPLSIGCPGLSRSQPTVYISASPPTAATTPSEEAVVASGGSRSQPKFYISANASSDYGGGRNPPTVYISANPPLQGPSGPRNMGGQVSMGPAYIHHHPPKSRASVGGGGTASSPRVVVTQPNTKYTFKITVSPNKPPAVSPGVVSPTFEPNNLLSLPSDHHFVEPDPLNLSDPLSAHGDRPSEPRRLSMSSDDAAYTQALLVHQKARMERLWHELEIKKKKLEKLKEEVNEMENDLTRRRLERSNSASQIPSIEEMKQLRCKNRLLQIDIDCLTKEIDLLQTRGPHFNPSAIHNFYDNIGFLGPVQPKPKDSGSKIVKPVADQEEDEGTQWSCTACTFLNHPALNRCEQCEFPRHF; from the exons ATGGCCCAGGGAAGCCACCAGATTGACATTCAGGTTTTGCATGACCTGCGCCAGAAGTTCCCTGAAGTCCCAGAGGGTGTTGTCTCCCAGTGTGTTCTGCAG aacaacaacaacctaGACGCCTGCTGTGAATACTTGTCTCAAGTCAGTCCGGGCTACCTATACAGTGAAGAAGGAAATCTCAGCTTTTCTGACGATCCCAGCTTCACCAGGCTCCGTAATCACATGACCCAGCTGAACCTGGGACTGCAGTCTCAGAATGTGCATGTGGCCCCGGTTCGGGACGGCCTGAGAATGAACGGCAGTCGGACTCTGGCTCACAGCCCGAGTGACGGGCCCCTCCAGACAGGCCAGGCCCCAAATAGTGACTTCTTTCAGCAGGAGTCCCAGTCAGCCTCAGTGCAGGTGCCATCCAGCCTCAATGTGTTTGGTGGGATGGAACCCACGCGCAAACCGCAGCCTCCACAGCACCTTGGACTTTACCCTCTGGGTGTCAAAGGAACAACTATGGGTGCCCAACAGACGCCACGCTACAACCCCTTTACAGTGACGCTAGCCCCCAATATCCAGACAGGCCGTAACACCCCCACTTCCTTGCACATACATGGCGGGCCACAGTCGGGCCTCAGCAGTCCACAGGGTAACTCTATCTATATCAGGCCCTATGTTAGCCAGACCGGTACAACTCGGCAGAACCAGCAGTTAGGAAGCAGGGCCCAGTACAGCCCCACTTCCCAGCCCCAGCAGCAGATCTACCAGATCTCAcacccctcctccctgtctggCTCCTGGTCCGGCCCTCAGCTCGCCTCCTCTTCACATACCTCACAGCACCAGACCCAGGGCCACCAGACCTCTCATGTCTACATGCCCATCAGCTCCCCCACAAATCCCCAGGCCCCCTCCATTCTTCCCACTGGAAGCCAGGCCTCTTCCTCCGGTGTCTCCTCAtgctcatcttcctcctcctctgtcatgcCCACTTCTTCTACCATCAGCCAGTACAACATCCAGAACATCTCCACTGGCCCACGGAAGAATCAGATAGAGATCAAACTTGAATCTCCTCAGAGGAGCAACTCCACAACCACAACAGCTGTGCTGCGGACAAGCAGTGGGCCCCgttcatcctccacctcctcctcctgtcccgcctcttcgtcctcctcgaCGGGGGTGGCTACTGTCCCCACCACCCCTCTGTCAATCGGATGCCCAGGTCTGAGCCGCAGCCAGCCGACTGTTTACATCTCTGCCAGCCCACCTACTGCTGCTACCACTCCCTCTGAGGAGGCTGTCGTGGCCTCAGGCGGCTCCCGCTCCCAACCCAAGTTTTACATTTCTGCCAATGCCTCGAGCGACTACGGTGGGGGAAGGAATCCTCCCACAGTCTACATCTCAGCCAACCCACCTTTGCAGGGGCCATCAGGGCCCAGGAACATGGGAGGCCAAGTAAGCATGGGCCCCGCTTACATCCACCACCATCCACCTAAGTCTCGTGCGTctgtgggaggaggaggcacaGCTTCTTCCCCTCGTGTGGTGGTGACTCAGCCCAACACCAAATACACTTTTAAAATCACAGTGTCCCCCAATAAGCCACCAGCTGTGTCCCCTGGGGTAGTGTCTCCTACTTTTGAGCCCAACAACCTCCTCAGCCTACCCTCAGACCACCACTTTGTGGAGCCAGACCCCCTCAATCTTTCAGACCCACTGTCAGCACACGGGGACAGGCCGAGTGAGCCTCGCAGACTCAGCATGAGTTCCGATGATGCGGCGTACACACAAG CGTTGTTGGTCCATCAGAAGGCGCGCATGGAGAGGCTGTGGCACGAGTTggagataaaaaagaagaagctggagaagctAAAAGAGGAGGTGAACGAGATGGAGAACGACCTGACCAGGAGACGGCTGGAAAGATCCAACTCAGCCTCCCAAATTCCTTCT ATCGAGGAAATGAAGCAGTTGCGATGCAAAAACAGGTTACTGCAGATCGACATCGACTGCCTCACCAAAGAAATTGATCTCCTTCAAACAAGAG GACCACACTTTAATCCCAGTGCAATCCATAACTTCTATGACAACATTGGATTCCTTGGTCCTGTCCAACCCAAACCCAAAG ACTCGGGCAGTAAGATCGTGAAGCCCGTAGCAGaccaggaggaggacgaggggacGCAGTGGAGCTGCACAGCCTGCACCTTCCTCAACCACCCCGCCCTCAACCGCTGTGAACAGTGCGAGTTCCCGCGGCACTTCTGA
- the tab2 gene encoding TGF-beta-activated kinase 1 and MAP3K7-binding protein 2 isoform X1, whose translation MAQGSHQIDIQVLHDLRQKFPEVPEGVVSQCVLQNNNNLDACCEYLSQVSPGYLYSEEGNLSFSDDPSFTRLRNHMTQLNLGLQSQNVHVAPVRDGLRMNGSRTLAHSPSDGPLQTGQAPNSDFFQQESQSASVQVPSSLNVFGGMEPTRKPQPPQHLGLYPLGVKGTTMGAQQTPRYNPFTVTLAPNIQTGRNTPTSLHIHGGPQSGLSSPQGNSIYIRPYVSQTGTTRQNQQLGSRAQYSPTSQPQQQIYQISHPSSLSGSWSGPQLASSSHTSQHQTQGHQTSHVYMPISSPTNPQAPSILPTGSQASSSGVSSCSSSSSSVMPTSSTISQYNIQNISTGPRKNQIEIKLESPQRSNSTTTTAVLRTSSGPRSSSTSSSCPASSSSSTGVATVPTTPLSIGCPGLSRSQPTVYISASPPTAATTPSEEAVVASGGSRSQPKFYISANASSDYGGGRNPPTVYISANPPLQGPSGPRNMGGQVSMGPAYIHHHPPKSRASVGGGGTASSPRVVVTQPNTKYTFKITVSPNKPPAVSPGVVSPTFEPNNLLSLPSDHHFVEPDPLNLSDPLSAHGDRPSEPRRLSMSSDDAAYTQALLVHQKARMERLWHELEIKKKKLEKLKEEVNEMENDLTRRRLERSNSASQIPSIEEMKQLRCKNRLLQIDIDCLTKEIDLLQTRGPHFNPSAIHNFYDNIGFLGPVQPKPKGTLSIDSGSKIVKPVADQEEDEGTQWSCTACTFLNHPALNRCEQCEFPRHF comes from the exons ATGGCCCAGGGAAGCCACCAGATTGACATTCAGGTTTTGCATGACCTGCGCCAGAAGTTCCCTGAAGTCCCAGAGGGTGTTGTCTCCCAGTGTGTTCTGCAG aacaacaacaacctaGACGCCTGCTGTGAATACTTGTCTCAAGTCAGTCCGGGCTACCTATACAGTGAAGAAGGAAATCTCAGCTTTTCTGACGATCCCAGCTTCACCAGGCTCCGTAATCACATGACCCAGCTGAACCTGGGACTGCAGTCTCAGAATGTGCATGTGGCCCCGGTTCGGGACGGCCTGAGAATGAACGGCAGTCGGACTCTGGCTCACAGCCCGAGTGACGGGCCCCTCCAGACAGGCCAGGCCCCAAATAGTGACTTCTTTCAGCAGGAGTCCCAGTCAGCCTCAGTGCAGGTGCCATCCAGCCTCAATGTGTTTGGTGGGATGGAACCCACGCGCAAACCGCAGCCTCCACAGCACCTTGGACTTTACCCTCTGGGTGTCAAAGGAACAACTATGGGTGCCCAACAGACGCCACGCTACAACCCCTTTACAGTGACGCTAGCCCCCAATATCCAGACAGGCCGTAACACCCCCACTTCCTTGCACATACATGGCGGGCCACAGTCGGGCCTCAGCAGTCCACAGGGTAACTCTATCTATATCAGGCCCTATGTTAGCCAGACCGGTACAACTCGGCAGAACCAGCAGTTAGGAAGCAGGGCCCAGTACAGCCCCACTTCCCAGCCCCAGCAGCAGATCTACCAGATCTCAcacccctcctccctgtctggCTCCTGGTCCGGCCCTCAGCTCGCCTCCTCTTCACATACCTCACAGCACCAGACCCAGGGCCACCAGACCTCTCATGTCTACATGCCCATCAGCTCCCCCACAAATCCCCAGGCCCCCTCCATTCTTCCCACTGGAAGCCAGGCCTCTTCCTCCGGTGTCTCCTCAtgctcatcttcctcctcctctgtcatgcCCACTTCTTCTACCATCAGCCAGTACAACATCCAGAACATCTCCACTGGCCCACGGAAGAATCAGATAGAGATCAAACTTGAATCTCCTCAGAGGAGCAACTCCACAACCACAACAGCTGTGCTGCGGACAAGCAGTGGGCCCCgttcatcctccacctcctcctcctgtcccgcctcttcgtcctcctcgaCGGGGGTGGCTACTGTCCCCACCACCCCTCTGTCAATCGGATGCCCAGGTCTGAGCCGCAGCCAGCCGACTGTTTACATCTCTGCCAGCCCACCTACTGCTGCTACCACTCCCTCTGAGGAGGCTGTCGTGGCCTCAGGCGGCTCCCGCTCCCAACCCAAGTTTTACATTTCTGCCAATGCCTCGAGCGACTACGGTGGGGGAAGGAATCCTCCCACAGTCTACATCTCAGCCAACCCACCTTTGCAGGGGCCATCAGGGCCCAGGAACATGGGAGGCCAAGTAAGCATGGGCCCCGCTTACATCCACCACCATCCACCTAAGTCTCGTGCGTctgtgggaggaggaggcacaGCTTCTTCCCCTCGTGTGGTGGTGACTCAGCCCAACACCAAATACACTTTTAAAATCACAGTGTCCCCCAATAAGCCACCAGCTGTGTCCCCTGGGGTAGTGTCTCCTACTTTTGAGCCCAACAACCTCCTCAGCCTACCCTCAGACCACCACTTTGTGGAGCCAGACCCCCTCAATCTTTCAGACCCACTGTCAGCACACGGGGACAGGCCGAGTGAGCCTCGCAGACTCAGCATGAGTTCCGATGATGCGGCGTACACACAAG CGTTGTTGGTCCATCAGAAGGCGCGCATGGAGAGGCTGTGGCACGAGTTggagataaaaaagaagaagctggagaagctAAAAGAGGAGGTGAACGAGATGGAGAACGACCTGACCAGGAGACGGCTGGAAAGATCCAACTCAGCCTCCCAAATTCCTTCT ATCGAGGAAATGAAGCAGTTGCGATGCAAAAACAGGTTACTGCAGATCGACATCGACTGCCTCACCAAAGAAATTGATCTCCTTCAAACAAGAG GACCACACTTTAATCCCAGTGCAATCCATAACTTCTATGACAACATTGGATTCCTTGGTCCTGTCCAACCCAAACCCAAAGGTACTTTATCTATTG ACTCGGGCAGTAAGATCGTGAAGCCCGTAGCAGaccaggaggaggacgaggggacGCAGTGGAGCTGCACAGCCTGCACCTTCCTCAACCACCCCGCCCTCAACCGCTGTGAACAGTGCGAGTTCCCGCGGCACTTCTGA